The Microtus pennsylvanicus isolate mMicPen1 chromosome 19, mMicPen1.hap1, whole genome shotgun sequence genome includes a region encoding these proteins:
- the LOC142838207 gene encoding uncharacterized protein LOC142838207 isoform X2, producing MQPLLLSSFASGLGRVSPYILPTGFFLITHCLSHRPPIVFLTCRQRTPCPETSLMGTSCLELMFLSVMALEGSLLLVYDNSRATSKGDWRLPLKVCLYLKEEEEEEEEEEEEEQEEEEEEEEEEEEEEEEEEEEEEEEEQEQEEQEEEQEQEQEQEQQEQEEEQEEEQEEEQEQEEEQEEEQQEEEEQEEEEQQQQQQQQEQEEEEEEEEEEQEEQEEEQEQEEQEQEEQEEQEEQEEQEEEEEEEEEEEEEEEEEEEEEEEEEEEDWRSRISLHGCKR from the coding sequence ATGCAGCCACTGTTACTCAGCAGCTTCGCCTCTGGTCTGGGGAGAGTTTCCCCATACATCCTACCTACTGGTTTTTTTCTGATTACTCATTGTCTCAGCCACAGGCCCCCAATTGTTTTCTTGACATGCAGGCAAAGGACACCATGTCCTGAAACCTCTCTCATGGGAACTAGCTGTTTGGAGCTCATGTTTCTCAGTGTCATGGCCCTCGAGGGGTCATTATTACTAGTATATGACAACTCCAGGGCAACCTCTAAAGGAGACTGGAGATTGCCCTTAAAGGTGTGcctttatttaaaagaagaagaggaggaggaggaagaagaagaagaagaagaacaagaagaagaagaagaagaagaagaagaagaagaagaagaagaagaagaagaagaagaagaagaagaagaagaagaacaagaacaagaagaacaagaagaagaacaagaacaagaacaagaacaagaacaacaagaacaagaagaagaacaagaagaagaacaagaagaagaacaagaacaagaagaagaacaagaagaagaacaacaagaagaagaagaacaagaagaagaagaacaacaacaacaacaacaacaacaagaacaagaagaagaagaagaagaagaagaagaagaacaagaagaacaagaagaagaacaagaacaagaagaacaagaacaagaagaacaagaagaacaagaagaacaagaagaacaagaagaagaagaagaagaagaagaagaagaagaagaagaagaagaagaagaagaagaagaagaagaagaagaagaagaagaagactggAGAAGTAG
- the LOC142838207 gene encoding uncharacterized protein LOC142838207 isoform X1: MQPLLLSSFASGLGRVSPYILPTGFFLITHCLSHRPPIVFLTCRQRTPCPETSLMGTSCLELMFLSVMALEGSLLLVYDNSRATSKGDWRLPLKVCLYLKEEEEEEEEEEEEEQEEEEEEEEEEEEEEEEEEEEEEEEEQEQEEQEEEQEQEQEQEQQEQEEEQEEEQEEEQEQEEEQEEEQQEEEEQEEEEQQQQQQQQEQEEEEEEEEEEQEEQEEEQEQEEQEQEEQEEQEEQEEQEEEEEEEEEEEEEEEEEEEEEEEEEEEDWRKFLYMDAKDEIQINY; encoded by the coding sequence ATGCAGCCACTGTTACTCAGCAGCTTCGCCTCTGGTCTGGGGAGAGTTTCCCCATACATCCTACCTACTGGTTTTTTTCTGATTACTCATTGTCTCAGCCACAGGCCCCCAATTGTTTTCTTGACATGCAGGCAAAGGACACCATGTCCTGAAACCTCTCTCATGGGAACTAGCTGTTTGGAGCTCATGTTTCTCAGTGTCATGGCCCTCGAGGGGTCATTATTACTAGTATATGACAACTCCAGGGCAACCTCTAAAGGAGACTGGAGATTGCCCTTAAAGGTGTGcctttatttaaaagaagaagaggaggaggaggaagaagaagaagaagaagaacaagaagaagaagaagaagaagaagaagaagaagaagaagaagaagaagaagaagaagaagaagaagaagaagaagaacaagaacaagaagaacaagaagaagaacaagaacaagaacaagaacaagaacaacaagaacaagaagaagaacaagaagaagaacaagaagaagaacaagaacaagaagaagaacaagaagaagaacaacaagaagaagaagaacaagaagaagaagaacaacaacaacaacaacaacaacaagaacaagaagaagaagaagaagaagaagaagaagaacaagaagaacaagaagaagaacaagaacaagaagaacaagaacaagaagaacaagaagaacaagaagaacaagaagaacaagaagaagaagaagaagaagaagaagaagaagaagaagaagaagaagaagaagaagaagaagaagaagaagaagaagaagaagactggAGAA